A region of the Dreissena polymorpha isolate Duluth1 chromosome 6, UMN_Dpol_1.0, whole genome shotgun sequence genome:
gtttcacttctttatattggaagTGGCATGTTAGTTTCATGTCAGTATTAAACCATTGTAATAAAAAAGTGattgttaaatgtttacaaaatatatgcCTGTCACAAATGCATATTTGCTGAATAAAGTGGGTAAAGCAACCTATATCAAATGATTGAAATCTGGTTTTATTTGAGCAATATTTTGGGCAATTtcgaaaacataattttaataacataaatacaaataatataggctttttaattgtgtttattataatgtgatataattatataaaatatttctaaattAAAATGGTTGTGTTCAGAATCATGTGTTGAAAAGTATTAATACAATGattatttcataattaacataaagTAACCGAGGAAAAGTAACTGTTATATTTTACATCAAACAGAGATAAGACTTTTTTGCTTTAAACATGTGCATAATACACAAATTAACCGTGTATCTATCACACATGCTTGTAATTTgttgaaatgtattatttgtgTAGTTGCAGTTTGTACACGGATGCGTATGTACATTCCTTATTTAACCAAGAATACAAACCAAATAGCATAAACCTAGATAGTCCCTTACAACAAAAATCAAAAAGAATTATACAGGTAGGATACGCATAATTGTAGATATAATTAATAGCTACGTATGATGTCATTTATGAAATTTGTACATCATCAATTTCTGCATTCCCTTTTTACAACCAAACACGACCAATCTGCTCCCATCATTTTTCATACACAGGGAATACGGACATTGCATATCTACATGGTAGGTACATAGAATGTCCCCATCAACAGTGATGTGTACGATGGAGTTCTTAGCCCCACTGCACACCAGCACCGTGTCACCGGGCCCGACGCAGGCACCATGTGGTCTCTGTATGTTATAATTAGTGACTGCTCTAGACGTTCCCTTCACGGTGTTGAACATGTACACTGTGTGAGCATCCTTATCAGtcatgtcaaataatgatgagaaattgggtgaaatattgggttttctttatgtacgaaatattgacaagtatatcagtagcgagtatgcaaacatatcgtttatcgtttattcttatgactttattcttacgatagaaattaaaaaggataatatgtatattcaaataatgtatatatgcaatgttaagataaagtctgaacaattaataatgggaggtatttacaaaactaagacctggttaagatttatttaaagtagcaaacacactcagggtggggtataattggaatcaataacatggaaagtcagacctgattaaattcaaataagaacacattgagtccagagtcggcatatagatacgagattataagtaacactcatggtcaataaacagcacagatgaaaaggtcacctattgtctggggtacaaaagttatagtactgacgaaagtaacagaattactctatatcaataaaaattgattagtaccaatatatattgattaaattttagtatatccgccaagcaagtgaatacatgaaaaagtgttccttctagaatattctgacgaatcaaccaatgaataataaccatactagctgaggaccaatcaaaagtttaaaaagaaaaatatgcaaattaatttggggacaaaatggggatgtttggaaggagagcggcactccgcggttgagttagcgtttagacttggaggtgtacggatcgagaaagatacgatcatgtagctatcagactgtatttgtataaccgaaaatattaagtatgttagacattaaattggactagaaactgatacatggtgttgttgaatattttatcatgtattatgcagagaaattaacataaatagatagaaTAGACTTGTCCCacgcgcggcacgagaaaatgggagttaatgcaaaactcgtcatcttggcaattcgcgcatgacgagatatcgaatgataggctacataccggtaatttaagagtaatgaacattgttagtaactatgtgtcgtccatgaactatgaacgattacgtgacagtCAGTACCAACGTGTTCTTTGAAGGGACATACGTGCACTTGCTCTCATTAAGTTTGTACGTCTCCTTTTAAACAGCACACGGTCAAAATCAAACTCCACACTGGTCTGGTTTATCATTCTCACTGGACGTGGATCATCATATGTACTCACGACCATGTGTGTTGTGGTCATGCAGCATATGGAAAAGACTTTTGTGGATGTGCGTATCTGCCTGGTCAGACTGATGACATTGTCAGGACCCACGGACAGGAGGCACACTTTCTCAATATAGGTCGTTACTGCCAGCTCACACTGAGACAAACATACAACGCCATATGGATATGTTTTGAACTTGTACGGCGT
Encoded here:
- the LOC127833260 gene encoding uncharacterized protein LOC127833260 — its product is MELLVSVDIKQTGDDWYEPLLSGLDFLPDGRLVAVDPWNCKCLILDDRLQIQGTPYKFKTYPYGVVCLSQCELAVTTYIEKVCLLSVGPDNVISLTRQIRTSTKVFSICCMTTTHMVVSTYDDPRPVRMINQTSVEFDFDRVLFKRRRTNLMRASARMSLQRTRW